A section of the Planktothrix sp. FACHB-1365 genome encodes:
- the ruvA gene encoding Holliday junction branch migration protein RuvA — MIGSLTGIIADIQKGNANRVTLLLNVNNVGYELQILPRMRMELPPLGETTQIFTHLQVREDQMVLYGFSSMAERDLFRQLISVSGIGTQLAIALLDTLGLQDLIQAIVGGNTRVLAKTPGVGNKTAERIALELKTKLSEWRNQAGLLTSPSGIAPHIQEEVEMTLLALGYTGAEVMKALQAISQDSSLVKQTNSDEWIRSAIAWLSQGT, encoded by the coding sequence ATGATTGGCTCTCTCACAGGGATCATCGCAGATATTCAGAAAGGAAATGCAAATCGAGTTACGTTATTACTGAATGTTAATAACGTCGGATACGAACTGCAAATTTTACCTCGCATGAGAATGGAATTACCCCCCTTGGGCGAGACCACACAAATCTTCACTCACCTACAAGTTCGAGAAGATCAAATGGTTTTGTATGGTTTTTCTAGTATGGCTGAACGGGATTTATTTCGCCAATTAATTAGCGTTAGTGGTATTGGGACTCAACTGGCCATCGCCCTTCTGGATACTCTGGGACTTCAAGATCTCATTCAAGCCATTGTTGGGGGTAATACTCGCGTTTTAGCTAAAACCCCAGGCGTCGGAAACAAAACCGCAGAACGCATCGCCCTGGAACTGAAAACCAAACTCTCGGAATGGCGAAATCAAGCGGGACTGCTGACCTCTCCCTCTGGAATAGCCCCCCACATTCAGGAAGAAGTCGAAATGACCTTACTCGCCCTCGGTTACACAGGTGCTGAAGTCATGAAAGCGTTACAAGCCATCAGTCAAGATTCTAGCTTAGTTAAACAAACAAATTCTGACGAATGGATCAGGAGTGCGATCGCTTGGTTAAGTCAAGGAACTTGA
- a CDS encoding Dabb family protein, translated as MIQHLVLLKFKPEVSPDQIDQIFTHLAELKHLIPGIIKFNGGPYSSPEGLNQGYTHGFIMTFETADHRDAYLPHPEHEKVKAMVLNYLDDLIAFDFDVYP; from the coding sequence ATGATTCAACATCTTGTTTTGCTCAAGTTTAAACCCGAAGTTAGTCCCGATCAAATTGATCAGATATTTACTCATTTAGCTGAACTTAAACATTTAATTCCGGGGATAATTAAGTTTAATGGTGGCCCCTATTCTAGTCCTGAAGGATTAAATCAAGGCTACACTCATGGATTTATTATGACCTTTGAAACAGCCGACCATCGAGATGCTTATTTACCCCATCCTGAACATGAGAAAGTTAAAGCAATGGTCTTAAATTATTTAGATGATTTGATCGCTTTTGATTTTGATGTTTACCCCTAA
- a CDS encoding ATP-binding protein produces MSKRLLKRWVNQIARAVPLRAILVVPFVLQTFIAVGLTGWLSLRNGQEAVNEVATQLRQEISNKIEQHLDYYLQFPALINKINSEAIYYPRFNINEPALIEEHLLNYLQLFPNVNSILFASEEKVFIEARKLSDQQIVLFSSSSDTNFSLFYYNLDSKWNKIKSYKMIDNLDPRQELWYKNIINGKGKTVWSQVSEDLEFEDQLAIIQGIALYDENQNLLGITGVKISLNHINQFLQNLRIGQSGQTFILDESGKLIASSIPDKNALFQSPNSVSYQQDLIQSTMQFLFNNFRDFQNIKTTQNLNFKLNGEQQFVQVVPFNDSSGLQWLIVVVIPESDFMDKIYENTRITILLCITALFVAILLGSITSRWVTQSIQSMSQAASAISQGDWNKIVIGRTKELFDLAQLFNKMAKQLQLSFTALKQREANLTEAQKLAHIGSWKWDLRTHNFTCSDELLRILGQEDNDLTFHHYYQLIHVDDQYTYQEMIHQAIEAGYSFELDYRMMRIDGSIRYVYGKGQSTVNSQGKTIRLLGTVMDISERKLAEKALKNSEAELKQKTQQLEQTLEELQKTQAHLIQSEKMSSLGQLVAGIAHEINNPVSFIYGNIIFAKEYAENLIELIEIYKHSYQPNPEVIEKTEAIDLEYLLQDFPKLIDSMKMGADRIQCIVKSLRNFSRLDESPIKNIDIHEGLENTLLILQSRLKNSVEKAPIEIIKDYGNLPKVECYAGLLNQVFMNILVNAIDATEEYNSRRSELELQEHPSWIKIKTEFIQAQPLASSGLYSRFNRFQRVAQDSIRIRIEDNGPGISESTQKRLFDPFFTTKPLGKGTGLGLSISYQIITEKHRGQLQCLSETGVGTEFMITIPVSQSHA; encoded by the coding sequence ATGTCAAAAAGATTACTGAAAAGATGGGTAAATCAAATTGCTAGAGCCGTTCCCCTGCGAGCAATTCTTGTTGTTCCTTTTGTTCTACAAACCTTTATTGCAGTGGGTTTAACAGGATGGTTATCCCTGCGAAATGGTCAAGAAGCCGTTAATGAAGTCGCAACTCAACTTCGCCAGGAAATTAGTAATAAAATAGAACAACATCTTGATTATTATCTTCAATTTCCTGCTCTTATTAATAAAATTAATTCCGAAGCCATTTATTACCCTCGTTTTAATATTAATGAACCTGCTCTCATTGAAGAACATTTATTGAATTATCTTCAATTATTTCCCAACGTTAATTCAATCTTGTTCGCTTCCGAGGAAAAAGTATTTATAGAAGCCCGAAAGCTATCTGATCAGCAGATCGTTCTCTTTAGTTCAAGCTCAGATACTAATTTTTCTTTATTTTACTATAACTTGGATTCTAAGTGGAATAAAATCAAGAGTTATAAAATGATAGATAATCTTGATCCGCGTCAAGAATTATGGTACAAAAATATTATTAATGGAAAAGGTAAAACCGTTTGGAGTCAAGTTTCTGAAGATTTAGAGTTTGAGGATCAATTAGCAATCATACAAGGAATTGCCCTTTATGATGAGAACCAAAATCTACTAGGAATCACAGGGGTTAAAATTTCTTTAAATCATATTAATCAGTTTTTACAAAATTTAAGAATTGGTCAATCAGGACAGACTTTTATTTTAGATGAAAGTGGGAAATTAATTGCAAGTTCTATTCCTGACAAAAATGCTTTATTTCAGTCTCCAAATTCTGTAAGTTATCAACAGGATTTAATTCAATCGACAATGCAATTCTTATTTAATAACTTTAGAGATTTCCAGAACATTAAAACCACTCAAAATCTGAATTTTAAATTAAATGGAGAACAACAATTTGTTCAGGTTGTCCCTTTTAATGATTCCTCTGGACTGCAATGGTTAATCGTCGTGGTCATTCCTGAATCAGATTTTATGGATAAAATCTATGAAAATACTCGAATTACTATTTTACTCTGTATTACAGCTTTATTTGTTGCCATTTTATTGGGTTCAATTACGTCTCGTTGGGTGACCCAATCAATTCAATCTATGAGTCAAGCCGCTTCAGCAATTTCTCAAGGAGACTGGAATAAAATTGTTATCGGAAGAACCAAGGAATTATTTGATTTAGCTCAACTTTTCAATAAAATGGCGAAGCAATTACAGCTTTCTTTTACTGCGTTAAAACAAAGAGAAGCGAATCTAACTGAAGCTCAAAAATTAGCTCATATTGGAAGTTGGAAATGGGATTTAAGAACCCACAATTTTACTTGTTCTGATGAGTTATTAAGAATTTTAGGACAAGAAGATAATGATTTAACATTTCATCACTATTATCAACTCATTCATGTTGATGATCAATACACCTATCAAGAAATGATTCATCAAGCTATTGAAGCAGGATATAGTTTTGAATTAGATTATCGGATGATGAGGATAGATGGGTCTATTCGATATGTCTATGGAAAAGGTCAATCTACTGTTAATTCCCAAGGAAAAACCATTCGATTGTTGGGAACAGTTATGGATATTAGCGAACGAAAATTAGCAGAAAAAGCACTCAAAAATTCGGAAGCGGAATTAAAACAAAAAACCCAGCAACTTGAACAAACCTTAGAAGAACTTCAAAAAACCCAAGCGCATTTGATTCAAAGTGAAAAAATGTCAAGTTTAGGTCAGTTAGTGGCTGGAATTGCTCATGAAATTAATAATCCGGTGAGTTTTATTTATGGTAATATTATTTTTGCTAAAGAATATGCCGAAAATTTAATTGAATTGATTGAGATTTATAAACACAGTTATCAACCCAACCCAGAAGTAATTGAAAAAACTGAAGCCATTGATTTAGAGTATTTATTACAGGATTTTCCTAAATTAATTGATTCTATGAAAATGGGTGCAGATCGAATTCAGTGTATTGTTAAATCCTTAAGAAATTTTTCTCGTTTAGATGAATCACCGATTAAAAATATTGATATTCATGAAGGTTTAGAAAACACCTTATTGATTTTGCAAAGTCGCCTAAAAAATTCGGTTGAGAAAGCTCCCATTGAAATTATTAAAGATTATGGTAATCTTCCGAAAGTGGAATGTTATGCTGGGTTATTAAATCAAGTTTTTATGAATATTTTAGTCAATGCCATTGATGCAACGGAAGAATATAATAGCCGTCGTTCAGAATTAGAACTTCAGGAACACCCCTCATGGATTAAAATTAAAACTGAATTTATTCAAGCTCAACCTTTAGCTTCTTCAGGATTATATTCTCGATTTAACCGCTTTCAAAGGGTAGCTCAGGATAGTATTAGAATTAGAATTGAAGATAATGGCCCCGGAATTTCTGAATCCACTCAAAAACGGCTTTTTGATCCCTTCTTTACAACAAAACCGTTAGGAAAAGGAACGGGATTAGGATTATCAATTAGTTATCAAATTATTACGGAAAAACATCGAGGTCAATTACAATGTTTATCGGAAACAGGAGTGGGAACAGAATTTATGATTACAATTCCTGTGTCTCAAAGTCACGCTTAA
- a CDS encoding type II toxin-antitoxin system VapC family toxin — MRTVFADTGYWIALINPNDNLHSKAREITQTLYPLKIITSEMVFVECLNAFSDKGTWLKQSMIKLIHRSKNNPNITVYPQDQEMFMSALELYQNRLDKSWSLTDCASFNIMKKHNILEALAHDQHFIQAGFNALLR; from the coding sequence ATGAGAACGGTTTTTGCAGATACAGGATATTGGATTGCTTTAATTAATCCGAATGATAATTTACATTCAAAAGCCAGAGAGATAACCCAGACCCTTTATCCTCTAAAAATCATAACCAGTGAAATGGTATTTGTGGAATGTTTAAATGCTTTTTCTGATAAAGGAACGTGGTTAAAGCAATCAATGATTAAATTGATACACCGTTCTAAGAACAATCCCAATATTACTGTTTACCCTCAAGATCAGGAAATGTTTATGAGTGCATTAGAGCTATATCAAAACCGTTTAGATAAATCATGGAGCTTAACAGATTGTGCCTCTTTTAATATTATGAAAAAACATAATATTTTAGAAGCCTTAGCGCACGATCAACATTTTATACAAGCTGGTTTTAATGCCTTATTGCGCTAG
- a CDS encoding tetratricopeptide repeat protein — protein MGENVGILDLVSQRNLRVLTTFGAIGAGHLACYLIPGLQEIGLLKCVGEIGAGVAGSIFASDLGAIADSLGKQDILSNNDLTKAVGLAVGLLLESIATSEQYRSFQKPLKKLAKAAPKKWLELAEANRNGEINIIDPIQEEELVNLFSQTHDDFFNQQPLTPADWESLLKDWLCPEVGITLPPDVITGVAQILAEKFPKALREVLKRDAEQGGKAFGGLMLSLLGQILATLRDQPQQTANLEPIQAGLTEIKKLQKDHTEQFKKLGTEMESGFDALLQQLGITQAQIQELRGWLSEELQTLQETMTAGFEQVGQQNQELKQIAEQGFETIIGFFERDKSKIQAISFSLNTTPPAVMYWQGREADLAIVNGWLDDENNKLGVIVAIAGMGKSTLAAKVFNDRTDFVDKLWLDLSQRPLFSIVAQGILTQLGKLSPDRLKEIEETRLTEVLIHCLQQQRFLLILDNLESVLQDEGYQNFLQQWLGKCHQTEILVTTQVVPKLVQDKPTELALQGLSATEGRQLLQNLDIGGTEAELEAFVAKVNGHPLTLRLVAGLLNGEIGAGATIGDLAALGIADVRELMGRLQGFHRQEAVQLVAVLDASFNHLSEKLQRVLLSLVVLRWGFDGVTATAISGETVADKELRELGKRGFLASETRGVYTFLPLILEYLKYRVGDLTGAHQKAIEFYQSRFKSRDHWQTVDDVREYLEVFYHWCELGEYKAAFDVIYDGSYNDNCVAKFLELRGNNQLRTELYQELVEHLTDKQDWRYCASLISLGNAYRFLGRYEEAISYYEQSLEIERKIGNRQGETASLNGLGNVYNSLGRYEEAISYHQQSLEIYREIADRGGIAISLGNLGAAYNSLGRYEDAISYHQQSLEIKREIGADRGGVAISLGNLGNVYNSLGRYEEAISYHQQSLEIKREIGNRRGVAISLGNLGNVYNFLGRYEEAISYHQQSLEIKREIGNRRGVADSLNGLGNVYNSLGRYEDAISYHQQSLEIQQEIGDRRGVADSLNGLGNAYNSLGCYEDTISYHQQSLEIRRDIGDRRGVADSLNGLGEVYDGLEDYQQALSLYQEALTIATEIKSPQYQAEIWFNFGKTLTKLNRIPDAIGAYRNARQFYQQMQLDHKIQECDRALEQLETPPIPPSPTLWQKIRRWFSQIKQFFRQLFS, from the coding sequence ATGGGTGAGAACGTGGGAATTCTCGATTTAGTTAGTCAACGCAATCTCCGTGTATTAACAACCTTTGGGGCGATTGGGGCTGGGCATCTCGCTTGTTACCTGATTCCTGGTTTACAAGAAATTGGCCTACTAAAATGCGTTGGTGAAATTGGTGCAGGGGTTGCTGGGAGCATATTTGCAAGTGATCTTGGGGCCATTGCTGACAGTCTGGGAAAACAGGATATTCTCTCTAACAACGACCTCACCAAAGCCGTCGGATTAGCTGTTGGGTTATTATTAGAGTCCATCGCTACCTCAGAACAATACCGCAGTTTCCAGAAACCTTTAAAAAAATTAGCGAAAGCCGCGCCGAAAAAGTGGCTGGAATTGGCAGAAGCCAACCGCAACGGCGAAATTAATATTATTGATCCGATCCAAGAGGAAGAATTAGTTAACCTTTTTTCTCAAACCCATGATGACTTTTTTAACCAACAACCCCTAACTCCCGCAGACTGGGAAAGTCTATTAAAAGATTGGTTATGCCCTGAAGTCGGGATCACCTTACCACCGGATGTAATCACCGGAGTTGCCCAAATCTTAGCCGAGAAATTCCCGAAAGCCTTACGCGAAGTGTTAAAACGGGATGCTGAACAGGGAGGGAAAGCCTTTGGGGGGTTAATGTTATCCCTGTTGGGGCAAATTTTAGCCACCTTGCGAGATCAGCCCCAACAAACAGCTAATTTAGAACCGATTCAAGCGGGTTTAACAGAGATTAAAAAGTTACAGAAGGATCATACAGAACAGTTTAAAAAGTTGGGAACTGAGATGGAATCGGGGTTTGATGCCCTCTTACAACAGTTGGGAATAACTCAGGCACAAATTCAAGAATTGCGGGGTTGGTTATCAGAGGAATTACAGACCTTACAAGAGACAATGACCGCCGGATTCGAGCAAGTTGGTCAACAGAATCAAGAGTTAAAACAAATAGCAGAACAGGGTTTTGAGACGATTATCGGCTTCTTTGAGCGAGACAAATCGAAAATTCAAGCGATTTCCTTTAGTCTAAATACCACACCCCCGGCGGTGATGTATTGGCAAGGGCGAGAAGCGGATTTAGCGATTGTTAACGGTTGGTTAGACGATGAAAATAATAAACTAGGTGTGATTGTAGCGATCGCTGGGATGGGAAAATCAACCCTGGCGGCCAAAGTCTTTAACGACAGAACGGATTTTGTTGATAAATTGTGGCTAGATTTAAGCCAACGTCCCCTATTCTCGATTGTCGCCCAGGGTATTTTAACTCAGTTGGGAAAACTGTCTCCAGATCGGTTAAAAGAAATTGAAGAAACTCGTTTAACCGAGGTTTTAATCCACTGTCTGCAACAACAACGGTTTTTACTAATCTTAGATAATCTGGAATCGGTGCTCCAAGATGAAGGCTATCAGAATTTCTTGCAACAGTGGCTAGGGAAATGTCATCAGACAGAAATTCTGGTCACGACCCAAGTTGTGCCGAAGTTAGTCCAAGATAAACCCACAGAATTAGCCCTACAGGGACTTTCAGCAACGGAAGGAAGACAATTACTTCAAAATTTAGACATTGGAGGGACAGAGGCGGAATTGGAGGCTTTTGTGGCTAAGGTGAATGGCCATCCTCTGACCTTGCGACTGGTGGCGGGGTTACTGAATGGGGAAATCGGCGCCGGGGCGACTATTGGGGATTTAGCCGCGTTAGGAATAGCCGATGTCAGGGAGTTGATGGGGCGGTTACAGGGATTTCACCGTCAGGAGGCGGTGCAGTTGGTGGCTGTATTGGATGCCAGTTTTAACCATTTATCGGAGAAGTTACAACGGGTGTTGTTGTCCTTGGTGGTGTTGCGTTGGGGGTTTGATGGGGTGACGGCGACGGCTATTTCTGGGGAAACGGTGGCGGATAAGGAATTGCGGGAGTTAGGGAAACGGGGATTTTTGGCATCGGAAACCAGGGGAGTTTATACGTTTCTGCCCTTGATTTTGGAGTATCTCAAGTATCGGGTGGGGGATTTAACGGGAGCGCATCAGAAGGCAATTGAATTTTATCAAAGTCGGTTTAAATCCCGTGACCACTGGCAGACGGTGGACGATGTGCGGGAATATTTGGAGGTGTTTTATCATTGGTGCGAGTTGGGGGAATATAAAGCAGCGTTTGATGTGATTTATGATGGAAGTTATAACGATAATTGTGTTGCTAAATTTCTCGAATTACGCGGTAATAACCAACTCCGTACTGAACTCTATCAGGAATTGGTTGAACATCTTACCGATAAGCAAGACTGGCGATATTGTGCCTCTTTAATTTCGTTAGGCAATGCTTACCGTTTCCTAGGACGCTACGAAGAAGCGATATCCTATTACGAGCAATCTCTGGAAATTGAACGAAAGATTGGGAATAGACAGGGGGAAACTGCTTCTTTAAACGGTTTAGGCAATGTTTACAATTCCCTAGGACGCTACGAAGAAGCGATATCCTATCACCAGCAATCTCTGGAAATTTACCGCGAGATTGCGGATAGAGGGGGGATAGCTATTTCTTTAGGTAATTTAGGTGCTGCTTACAATTCCCTAGGACGTTACGAAGATGCCATATCTTATCACCAGCAATCTCTGGAAATTAAACGAGAGATTGGTGCAGATAGAGGGGGGGTAGCTATTTCTTTAGGGAATTTAGGCAATGTTTACAATTCCCTAGGACGCTACGAAGAAGCGATATCCTATCACCAGCAATCTCTGGAAATTAAACGAGAGATTGGGAATAGACGGGGGGTAGCTATTTCTTTAGGCAATTTAGGCAATGTTTACAATTTCCTAGGACGCTACGAAGAAGCTATATCTTATCACCAGCAATCTCTGGAAATTAAACGAGAGATTGGGAATAGACGGGGGGTAGCTGATTCTTTAAACGGTTTAGGCAATGTTTACAATTCCCTAGGACGCTACGAAGATGCCATATCTTATCACCAGCAATCTCTGGAAATTCAACAAGAGATTGGGGATAGACGGGGGGTAGCTGATTCTTTAAACGGTTTAGGCAATGCTTACAATTCACTAGGATGCTACGAAGATACTATATCCTATCACCAGCAATCTCTGGAAATTCGACGAGATATTGGGGATAGACGGGGGGTAGCTGATTCTTTAAATGGTTTAGGAGAAGTCTATGATGGTTTAGAAGACTATCAACAAGCTCTTTCTTTGTATCAAGAGGCTTTGACTATTGCAACAGAAATCAAAAGTCCTCAATACCAAGCTGAAATCTGGTTTAACTTTGGTAAAACCCTAACTAAACTTAACCGCATTCCCGACGCCATAGGTGCGTACCGTAATGCTCGCCAATTCTATCAACAAATGCAACTCGATCACAAAATCCAAGAATGCGATCGCGCCCTTGAGCAACTCGAAACCCCACCTATTCCGCCATCCCCGACCCTGTGGCAAAAAATTCGTCGCTGGTTTAGTCAAATCAAGCAATTTTTCCGCCAGTTATTCTCCTAG
- a CDS encoding DUF4926 domain-containing protein: protein MKQQYLLFSQVALTEDLPEYQLKRGDIATIVEYYPMDNEEDGYSLEGFDVPHITVEVAASQIIPVSQYSREEAILDKLRQLSQTRQRQLEEYLEFLLHKEKNEPLNPTDYTKTQN, encoded by the coding sequence ATGAAACAACAATATCTTCTATTTTCCCAAGTCGCCCTAACAGAAGATTTACCCGAATATCAACTCAAACGAGGCGATATTGCCACCATTGTTGAGTATTATCCAATGGATAATGAAGAAGATGGGTATAGTTTAGAAGGGTTTGATGTGCCTCATATTACCGTTGAAGTTGCCGCCTCACAAATTATTCCGGTTAGTCAGTATTCTAGGGAAGAAGCAATTTTAGACAAGTTACGTCAGCTATCCCAAACCAGACAGCGACAACTTGAAGAATACCTGGAATTTCTATTACATAAAGAAAAAAATGAACCCCTAAATCCAACAGATTATACAAAAACTCAAAACTGA